The DNA sequence CCGGCCAGTCGTTCCTGCCGCTGGTACTCGATGGCGGTCTGGCGATATCCGATCCAGCTGACCATGCCGCGGATAAATTTGTTTTTCTCCGGCATCTGGCGGAATGCTTCCACCACCCGGCGGTCCATTAACCGGAAATCCCCGGTGTTTCGCGGGATTTTTGTATCGCTCAGAGAGTCGAGCACCCGGTAGAACAGCGTGGCCGACCAGAGCTTGAATCTGGATTCTCCGGCTCGGGAAGCGCGGGTGGCATAGACCACCTCATAGCCTTCCTGCCATTTCTCGATCATGGCTGGGATCAGCTCCGGCGGATCCTGCAGATCGGCGTCAATCAGAATGACTGCATCCCCCCGGGATTCCAGGATTCCGGCAGTCACGGCATTCTGATGACCGAAGTTCCGGGAGAAATGGATCACCCGGCTGTGAGGATCGTCCTGAGCGATCCGGTTTAAAATTTCAGGTGTCTGGTCCCGACTGCCGTCGTTGACGAAAATCAGTTCGTAATCCAAGGTATTTGCCAGGCTTTGCATCACCGCCTGAAGACGGCGATGACATTCATTGGCAACTGCTTCTTCAAAATACATGGGAATGACGATCGAAATCAGCATGAATTGCTCCTTGAAGACATAATCTAGTTCAAGATTACCTTGTCCAGGCCACCTCGTCAAACTCTTCGGACCGCACGTCGGCCGCCCGGTATGCTGAAAAGAGGAGCGAATGAACGACGTGGCTGCTCCCAATGAAATCGTCACAATGGTCAGGGTCATTGAGTATGCAGGCAGAGAGGGGGGGATTGATCGATTCCGGACCAAAGAAGCGTCACATGTCCGGCAGAATGCAGGATAGTACCGGATAGCAGCGAGGGAAGATCAGTAAATCAATATTATTTTTGGATGTTCACAGGGAGAGTCTTCGCCTGATCACGACAATCTTCCAGAGATTCTTGGGGAAAGGGCAGTAAAGATTGAGAAGTCGAGAGATTCCCGTTAAAATAGATAGGGAAGGATCTGATCGGAAGGGTCTTATTCTTTTAACCCGTTTTAATTATTTGGGTGTAGGATAAAGAAAGATTTGCATGAAATTAAGATGCTTCGCACACCTTCGCCAGACGCAGGGACATCACCGGGAGGAATGCACGTTGAAAAGCAACTGGATCAAAGACATGCTGCAGACATTGGGTCT is a window from the Clostridiaceae bacterium HFYG-1003 genome containing:
- a CDS encoding glycosyltransferase family 2 protein, encoding MLISIVIPMYFEEAVANECHRRLQAVMQSLANTLDYELIFVNDGSRDQTPEILNRIAQDDPHSRVIHFSRNFGHQNAVTAGILESRGDAVILIDADLQDPPELIPAMIEKWQEGYEVVYATRASRAGESRFKLWSATLFYRVLDSLSDTKIPRNTGDFRLMDRRVVEAFRQMPEKNKFIRGMVSWIGYRQTAIEYQRQERLAGETHYTLKKMVRLAMDGIMSFSTKPLKIVTSIGFFTVLISFLVLIYALVQKFRGHTDAGWASLMTAITFFSGIQLISLGIIGGYIGRIYEEARNRPNYIIADKRGFTHDISTAPDESPKR